The Vitis vinifera cultivar Pinot Noir 40024 chromosome 12, ASM3070453v1 genome has a segment encoding these proteins:
- the LOC100265965 gene encoding GDSL esterase/lipase At4g10955 yields MAKCSAEDETAAEEAVVEVEAAHPYAFHVSGPRNVSSPNWRDLINSSWKDGNYKRTVIACFIQAVYLLELDRQENRTEENALAPKWWIPFKYKLAQTLVDERDGSIFGAILEWDRAAALSDLILIRPSGAPRAVLALRGTLLKSPTIRRDIEDDLRFLAWESLKGSVRFKGAFEALKSVADRYGSSNVCVAGHSLGAGFALQVGKTLAKEGIFVDTHLFNPPSVSLAMSLRNIGEKAGFAWQRFKSMLPSSSETQVSNEDWGQTPSVGGKKWVPHLYVNNSDYICCHYTDPTGAEDNNGEKENVCPTNGPMAAKLFVMSKGKQKFMEAHGLQQWWSEDLELQLALHNSKLINRQLKSLYTLPAPAAPQQAQAKP; encoded by the exons ATGGCAAAGTGCAGCGCAGAGGATGAAACAGCGGCAGAGGAGGcggtggtggaggtggaggcgGCTCATCCCTACGCATTCCATGTGTCTGGACCTCGCAACGTGTCTTCACCCAACTGGAGAGACCTCATCAATTCTAgttg GAAAGACGGGAACTACAAAAGGACAGTAATTGCCTGCTTCATACAAGCAGTCTACTTGCTTGAACTCGACAGACAAGAGAACAGAACAGAAGAGAATGCTCTTGCTCCCAAGTGGTGGATTCCCTTCAAGTACAAGTTGGCACAGACCTTGGTTGATGAAAGAGATGGATCCATATTTGGTGCAATTCTAGAATGGGACCGAGCTGCAGCCTTGTCTGACTTAATCCTCATCAGACCCAGTGGCGCGCCTAGGGCTGTTCTAGCACTAAGAGGGACATTACTCAAGAGCCCAACAATTAGAAGAGACATTGAGGATGATCTCCGCTTTCTGGCTTGGGAAAGCTTAAAGGGTTCTGTCAGATTCAAAGGAGCTTTTGAAGCATTAAAATCAGTTGCAGACAGGTATGGAAGCAGCAATGTGTGTGTTGCAGGCCATTCCTTAGGAGCTGGGTTTGCCCTCCAAGTAGGGAAAACGCTAGCCAAAGAAGGAATATTTGTGGACACCCATTTGTTCAACCCTCCCTCTGTTTCCCTAGCAATGAGTCTGAGAAACATAGGAGAAAAAGCTGGGTTTGCTTGGCAGAGATTCAAATCAATGCTCCCTTCAAGCAGTGAAACTCAGGTCAGCAATGAAGACTGGGGGCAAACTCCCAGTGTAGGAGGAAAGAAGTGGGTGCCTCATCTATACGTGAACAACAGTGACTACATCTGTTGCCATTACACCGACCCAACAGGAGCAGAAGACAACAATGGAGAAAAGGAGAACGTCTGTCCAACAAACGGGCCCATGGCAGCGAAGCTGTTTGTGATGTCCAAGGGAAAACAGAAGTTCATGGAGGCTCATGGGCTGCAACAATGGTGGTCTGAAGACTTGGAACTCCAACTAGCTCTGCACAACAGCAAGCTTATTAACAGGCAGCTCAAATCTTTGTATACCCTGCCAGCACCAGCAGCTCCACAACAAGCACAAGCAAAGCCTTGA
- the LOC100243650 gene encoding uncharacterized protein LOC100243650 produces the protein MALSLISTSISLHPGPSPPPPSPFLIPKHRLFKLCSSSSCFRTSAQSGGTEGRGVTQEDPPLPAALSESPSSARSQLDLLEQLTSTTPSLEGGYESDGMSRNLTIRDQLAQLVGERDDDFIIPLGKNLKKVSPKFLTISQKRNIKRQAYLNEVSQRNDSVFFATIGAFVILPPIIILGIAIITGYVQLFP, from the exons ATGGCCTTGAGTCTGATCAGTACTAGTATTTCTCTTCATCCAGGCCCTTCTCCTCCTCCCCCTTCTCCTTTTCTCATCCCAAAGCACAGGCTCTTCAAGCTCTGCTCCTCTTCATCTTGTTTTAGAACCAGTGCTCAGTCCGGTGGAACTGAAGGCCGTGGTGTCACACAGGAGGATCCCCCTCTTCCTGCTGCCTTGTCTG AATCTCCATCTTCAGCTCGGTCACAACTGGATCTTTTGGAACAACTCACTTCCACTACACCATCTCTTGAAG GAGGTTATGAAAGTGATGGTATGTCCCGCAATCTCACCATCCGTGATCAGCTTGCGCAGTTGGTTGGGGAGAGAGATGATGATTTCATCATTCCATTGGGGAAGAATCTAAAGAAAGTGAGTCCCAAGTTCTTAACCATCTCACAGAAGAGAAACATCAAGAGACAGGCTTACCTGAATGAAGTATCTCAAAGGAATGATTCAGTTTTCTTTGCCACCATAGGAGCTTTTGTGATTCTTCCACCAATTATCATACTAGGGATTGCTATAATTACTGGTTATGTGCAGCTTTTTCCTTGa
- the LOC100245442 gene encoding cytochrome b561 domain-containing protein At2g30890: protein MEILLKVVSLTFLLVLLPSLVSSQEQANQVGNCTGNDNNPKLSPQLTFEATVHGFLLWASMGFLMPVGILIIRMSKTEECRRRLKILVYVHAALQIVSVLLVTAGAIMSIKNFENAFNNHHQRLGLALYGIIWLPALIGFFRPQRGTNGRSVWFFTHWILGTALSLLGIINIYTGLEAYHRKTRKSVRVWTILFTIQISFIASFYLFQEKWEYIQKQGVILGNEPTGPTNQQISPKDKKKELAMEPC, encoded by the exons ATGGAAATTTTACTGAAGGTGGTGTCCTTAACgtttcttcttgttcttctaCCTTCCCTTGTCTCATCTCAGGAACAAGCCAATCAGGTTGGAAATTGTACAGGCAACGATAACAATCCAAAG TTGAGTCCTCAACTGACATTTGAAGCCACGGTTCATGGGTTCCTCCTCTGGGCTTCAATGGGGTTTCTGATGCCTGTTGGGATACTTATCATCAGAATGTCAAAGACAGAGGAATGTAGAAGGAGGCTCAAAATTCTTGTCTATGTCCATGCTGCATTACAG ATTGTTTCAGTACTTCTTGTAACAGCAGGAGCAATTATGTCCATAAAGAACTTCGAGAACGCCTTCAACAATCATCATCAGAGATTAGGATTAGCCCTGTATGGCATCATATGGTTACCAGCCTTGATCGGTTTTTTTCGTCCACAGAG GGGAACGAATGGAAGAAGTGTATGGTTTTTCACGCATTGGATCCTTGGAACTGCACTATCTCTACTTGGAATCATAAACATATATACGGGATTAGAAGCCTATCATAGAAAGACAAGGAAAAGTGTCAGGGTTTGGACCATACTTTTTACCATCCAGATCTCCTTCATTGCCTCCTTCTATCTGTTCCAAGAAAAATGGGAATACATACAAAAGCAAGGAGTGATACTGGGCAATGAACCAACAGGACCCACCAATCAACAGATTTCTCCAAAAGACAAGAAAAAGGAATTGGCGATGGAGCCTTGTTAA
- the LOC100852672 gene encoding uncharacterized protein LOC100852672 isoform X1: MLRSKSHIEEDMVAQVNFMDTSLDELPDSEQIPQSYEDLNVKARIEEAEKMIQKWNQDGQQIAEKLRSKMLDRNSTTFRLEAVKCPDQWLKIRQVLKRKDLEPLQLALDRFCFANKACRGRTNIGSCSSAEGLNPFSFHYKMLHKAKNLGEEKQLLRKIDASQRRDVDSCISVESLTIESRCCTTRWNGRETALRKSSSLETSKSLKWTGTKLSLMLIPICWVQKKIYKTISKLSVMIWIK; the protein is encoded by the exons ATGTTGA GAAGCAAATCTCATATAGAAGAGGATATGGTGGCACAAGTCAACTTCATGGATACTTCTTTGGATGAATTGCCTGACTCGGAGCAAATCCCTCAATCATATGAAGACCTTAACGTGAAAGCCAGAATTGAAGAAGCTGAGAAGATGATCCAGAAATGGAATCAAGATGGGCAACAGATTGCTGAAAAACTAAGATCGAAAATG ttagaTAGGAACTCGACCACTTTCCGATTGGAGGCTGTAAAATGTCCAGATCAGTGGTTGAAGATCAGGCAGGTTTTGAAGAGAAAGGATCTGGAACCTCTGCAACTAGCTCTAGACAGATTTTGTTTTGCAAACAAAGCATGCCGAGGCAGGACGAATATCGGTTCATGTTCATCTGCAGAAGGGCTTAATCCCTTT AGTTTTCATTATAAAATGCTGCATAAGGCCAAAAACTTAGGAGAGGAGAAACAGCTCCTCAGGAAGATAGATGCAAGCCAAAGGAGGGATGTTGATTCATGCATCTCAGTAGAGAGCTTAACTATAGA ATCAAGATGTTGTACAACAAGATGGAATGGGAGAGAAACAGCTCTGAGAAAAAGCAGCTCCTTAGAAACATCAAAGAGCTTGAAGTGGACAGGGACAAAGCTCTCTCTAATGCTAATTCCCATTTGTTGGGTTCAAAAGAAGATATACAAAACCATATCAAA ATTATCAGTAATGATTTGGATCAAATAA
- the LOC100852672 gene encoding proton pump-interactor 1 isoform X2, with amino-acid sequence MVAQVNFMDTSLDELPDSEQIPQSYEDLNVKARIEEAEKMIQKWNQDGQQIAEKLRSKMLDRNSTTFRLEAVKCPDQWLKIRQVLKRKDLEPLQLALDRFCFANKACRGRTNIGSCSSAEGLNPFSFHYKMLHKAKNLGEEKQLLRKIDASQRRDVDSCISVESLTIESRCCTTRWNGRETALRKSSSLETSKSLKWTGTKLSLMLIPICWVQKKIYKTISKLSVMIWIK; translated from the exons ATGGTGGCACAAGTCAACTTCATGGATACTTCTTTGGATGAATTGCCTGACTCGGAGCAAATCCCTCAATCATATGAAGACCTTAACGTGAAAGCCAGAATTGAAGAAGCTGAGAAGATGATCCAGAAATGGAATCAAGATGGGCAACAGATTGCTGAAAAACTAAGATCGAAAATG ttagaTAGGAACTCGACCACTTTCCGATTGGAGGCTGTAAAATGTCCAGATCAGTGGTTGAAGATCAGGCAGGTTTTGAAGAGAAAGGATCTGGAACCTCTGCAACTAGCTCTAGACAGATTTTGTTTTGCAAACAAAGCATGCCGAGGCAGGACGAATATCGGTTCATGTTCATCTGCAGAAGGGCTTAATCCCTTT AGTTTTCATTATAAAATGCTGCATAAGGCCAAAAACTTAGGAGAGGAGAAACAGCTCCTCAGGAAGATAGATGCAAGCCAAAGGAGGGATGTTGATTCATGCATCTCAGTAGAGAGCTTAACTATAGA ATCAAGATGTTGTACAACAAGATGGAATGGGAGAGAAACAGCTCTGAGAAAAAGCAGCTCCTTAGAAACATCAAAGAGCTTGAAGTGGACAGGGACAAAGCTCTCTCTAATGCTAATTCCCATTTGTTGGGTTCAAAAGAAGATATACAAAACCATATCAAA ATTATCAGTAATGATTTGGATCAAATAA